A genomic region of Papaver somniferum cultivar HN1 chromosome 7, ASM357369v1, whole genome shotgun sequence contains the following coding sequences:
- the LOC113295812 gene encoding uncharacterized protein LOC113295812: MGSYRTFSSEEAEVVALLRATQWVVINNIHYLVIEGDNQVLNQNPRSGSEFPKFGSIVWSEFFSGEKFQSQKEKRMFKQPSIINGRKAVSSSYADYAEDIKQCEDLVIGVFVGQRPAFMLVKNVVSRLWKLKNDFSMTIHGESSFVFNFESEEDRIAVLEHGSIYISSQLFIIRPWHKDLEKEMEELKTVPVWLNLRKVPLYMWNETGLGNIASCVGTPIMLDKQTLNKTRMSYARVCVEVDANCDFPSSIPVYMDGELALEVVVEYPWKPPMCALCKTFNHSALKCKTTAAKAQLEKVAQAAKTKLDKGEWVVKGSKRNRDSIEKKQVDEGSGVLPEDCGPSSMDGVEQTVIQVETRTENLLEKQGLHEKPPVGKVIQTVNMFEVLGEQDLNIMQNSSQPSKGTHNVVSGIPNDDSGGVRAHFQKTGGNDLLKGSNDPLKQVEVSSLIRSSEFSIIGLVETHVQSINASRIRNKIMPKWHFIDNYNNDDSGRIWIGWNLDSVKVSLIHSSSQVIFVEVDTVENISFVAAFVYENNDGPSDKVGGAEVRPSHYQDFSVCVQDAQLMDLPFSGCFYTWFNKQGATRIGSKLDRILVNIEWLDQFVNSKAEFLNPGLSGHSPGVATIFDKRKHGPLPFRFFNFLAEEADFLDLVRSVWTEKIRGNPMFVFTTKLNKVKAAIIAWKKIRFKNLSEQVFEAKKELEEVQKQIQVNPLCPHLAQKEKVVVRHYSKVARYEESEKHQKSRVQWLKLGDSNTSFFHYSIKERRSRNNISTLKSQNNILLEDDKEIAEECIDFFSKLYDEEGRKVTDGSGIESLKFDKIVDEASCVELTRPFSRDEIIEALSSIGSGKAPGPDGFTSLFFKVCWVVIGDDFVVAVQFFF; encoded by the exons ATGGGGAGTTACAGGACCTTCTCATCAGAAGAGGCAGAAGTTGTAGCTCTTCTGAGAGCTACTCAATGGGTTGTTATAAACAACATACACTATTTGGTGATTGAAGGAGACAACCAG GTGTTGAATCAGAACCCTAGATCTGGTTCTGAGTTTCCCAAATTTGGCTCGATTGTTTGGTCTGAGTTTTTCTCCGGTGAGAAATTTCAATCTCAGAAGGAGAAGCGGATGTTCAAGCAACCTTCGATTATCAATGGAAGGAAAgctgtttcttcttcttatgCTGATTATGCAGAGGATATAAAGCAATGTGAAGATCTTGTGATTGGAGTTTTTGTTGGTCAGAGACCTGCGTTTATGCTGGTTAAGAACGTTGTCTCTCGTTTATGGAAATTGAAGAATGATTTCAGTATGACTATTCATGGTGAGTCTTCCTTTGTGTTTAATTTTGAATCTGAAGAGGATAGAATTGCTGTCTTAGAACATGGGTCTATTTATATTTCTAGTCAGCTTTTTATCATTAGACCTTGGCATAAAGATCTTGAGAAGGAGATGGAAGAACTCAAAACTGTTCCAGTTTGGTTGAATTTGAGAAAAGTTCCACTCTATATGTGGAATGAAACTGGTTTGGGTAACATTGCAAGTTGTGTAGGTACCCCTATAATGTTGGATAAACAGACAttgaacaaaacaagaatgagcTATGCTCGGGTTTGTGTTGAGGTTGATGCAAATTGTGATTTTCCTAGCTCGATTCCAGTTTATATGGATGGCGAATTAGCTCTTGAGGTTGTTGTAGAGTACCCATGGAAGCCTCCCATGTGTGCTCTTTGTAAGACTTTTAATCATTCTGCTCTTAAGTGTAAGACAACAGCTGCTAAAGCTCAATTGGAAAAGGTTGCTCAAGCTGCCAAAACCAAACTTGATAAAGGAGAATGGGTTGTCAAGGGTTCTAAGAGAAACAGGGACTCTATTGAGAAGAAACAAGTTGATGAGGGTAGTGGTGTACTTCCTGAAGACTGTGGTCCTAGTTCTATGGATGGAGTTGAACAAACTGTAATTCAAGTAGAGACTAGAACTGAGAATTTACTTGAGAAACAGGGTTTACATGAGAAACCTCCTGTTGGTAAAGTTATCCAGACTGTTAACATGTTTGAAGTGTTGGGGGAACAAGACTTAAATATTATGCAGAATTCTTCACAGCCAAGCAAGGGTACTCATAATGTTGTTTCAGGAATTCCTAATGATGATAGTGGAGGGGTCAGAGCTCATTTTCAAAAAACTGGTGGGAATGACCTTCTTAA GGGGTCGAATGACCCTCTAAAGCAAGTAGAAGTTAGTTCTCTTATTAGAAGTAGTGAGTTTTCAATAATTGGCTTGGTTGAAACCCATGTCCAAAGTATAAATGCTAGTAGAATTAGAAATAAAATTATGCCTAAATGGCATTTTATTGATAACTATAATAATGATGATTCTGGTAGAATCTGGATTGGTTGGAACCTTGATTCTGTTAAGGTTTCTCTAATTCATTCTTCTTCTCAAGTTATTTTTGTTGAGGTGGATACTGTTGAAAACATTAGCTTTGTGGCTGCTTTTGTATATGAAAATAATGATGGG CCTTCAGATAAAGTTGGTGGAGCTGAAGTTAGACCTTCTCATTATCAAGATTTTAGTGTTTGTGTACAAGATGCTCAGCTTATGGATCTACCTTTTTCTGGATGTTTCTATACTTGGTTTAACAAACAAGGAGCAACTAGAATTGGTTCTAAGCTGGACAGAATTTTAGTTAATATTGAATGGTTGGATCAGTTTGTTAATTCCAAAGCTGAATTTCTCAACCCAGGTCTCTCAGGTCATTCTCCTGGTGTGGCAACTATTTTTGATAAAAGGAAGCATGGTCCACTTCCATttagattttttaattttttagctGAGGAAGCTGATTTTCTTGATTTGGTGAGAAGTGTTTGGACTGAGAAAATAAGAGGAAATCCTATGTTTGTCTTTACTACTAAACTGAATAAGGTTAAAGCAGCTATTATTGCTTGGAAAAAGATCAGGTTCAAGAATTTATCTGAGCAAGTTTTTGAGGCTAAGAAGGAGTTGGAGGAGGTTCAGAAACAAATTCAAGTTAACCCTTTATGTCCTCATTTGGCTCAAAAGGAAAAAGTGGTTGTTAGACACTATTCTAAAGTTGCCAGGTATGAAGAATCTGAGAAGCATCAAAAATCCAGAGTGCAGTGGCTTAAGTTGGGGGATTCTAATACTTCTTTCTTCCATTATTCTATTAAAGAGAGAAGGTCTAGGAATAATATCTCGACTCTTaaatctcaaaataatattttgtTGGAGGATGATAAAGAGATTGCTGAGGAATGTATTGATTTTTTCTCCAAGTTGTATGATGAGGAAGGCAGAAAAGTGACTGATGGGAGTGGGATTGAGTCTCTTAAATTTGATAAAATTGTTGATGAAGCTTCTTGTGTGGAATTGACTAGGCCCTTTTCTAGAGACGAAATTATAGAAGCTCTTTCTTCTATAGGTTCAGGGAAAGCTCCTGGACCTGATGGATTTACAAGTCTTTTCTTTAAAGTCTGTTGGGTTGTGATAGGGGATGACTTTGTTGTTgcagtgcaattttttttttaa
- the LOC113299379 gene encoding choline monooxygenase, chloroplastic-like isoform X1 yields MAILKPILLGLRLPHPLEVEAPKLQIKSSKKNNSLCHHNHRKCLPKRSMIICNSLSADDTRTQKLVKEFNPEIPIEKAITPPSSWYTDSSFLSLEFDRVFHRGWQAVGYTEQIKNPRDFFTGRLGSVQFVICRDTDGKIQAFHNVCRHHASLLASGSGQKSCFVCPYHGWTYGLDGALLKAARITGIQDFNVDEFGLKALQVATWGPFVLINLSENILQPQLIANKTVGSEWLGNCSEIFSANGVDSSLSYVARREYTIECNGKVFCDNYLDGGYHVPYAHTGLASGLKLDAYTTTIFDKVSIQACESSTYQQQGGGDDFDRLGSKAFYAFVYPNFMINRYGPWMDTNLVLPLGPNKCQVIFDYFIEASLKDDKVFVSQSLEESERVQIEDITLCEGVQKGLESPAYSSGRYAPTVEQAMHHFHCQLYEDLMSK; encoded by the exons ATGGCAATTCTCAAACCAATATTATTAGGTCTGCGTCTTCCTCATCCTTTAGAAGTAGAAGCCCCAAAACTTCAAAttaaatcatcaaaaaaaaacaattctttGTGTCATCATAATCATCGAAAATGTTTACCCAAACGCAGTATGATCATTTGCAACTCATTATCAGCTGATGATACTAGAACTCAAAAATTGGTTAAAGAATTTAACCCTGAAATTCCAATTGAAAAAGCCATAACACCACCTAGTTCTTGGTATACAGATTCTTCGTTCCTCTCTTTGGAATTTGATCGTGTCTTTCATCGCGGATGGCAAGCTGTAG GTTATACCGAACAAATAAAAAATCCTCGCGATTTTTTCACCGGAAG ACTGGGAAGTGTACAATTTGTGATATGTCGAGATACAGATGGTAAAATTCAAGCTTTTCACAATGTTTGTCGGCATCATGCTTCTCTTCTTGCATCTGGAAGTGGCCAAAAGTCTTGCTTCGTATGCCCTTATCAC GGATGGACTTATGGGTTAGATGGTGCACTCCTCAAGGCTGCAAGAATAACAGGAATACAAGACTTTAACGTTGAC GAATTTGGGCTAAAAGCGTTGCAAGTAGCTACTTGGGGtcctttcgtgcttatcaacttAAGTGAAAATATACTGCAGCCTCAGCTGATAGCTAATAAGACAGTTGGCAGTGAATGGCTTGGCAACTGTTCAGAGATATTTAGTGCAAATGGGGTTGATTCATCGCTAAGTTATGTGGCTAGACGTGAATATACCATTGAATGTAACGggaag GTTTTCTGTGATAACTATCTAGATGGTGGTTATCATGTTCCATATGCGCATACAGGTCTTGCATCCGGCCTTAAGCTCGATGCCTACACCACGACA ATCTTCGATAAGGTCAGTATTCAAGCATGTGAAAGTAGTACATATCAGCAACAAGGAGGAGGAGATGATTTTGATAGACTTGGCTCGAAAGCTTTTTATGCTTTTGTGTACCCTAACTTTATGATCAATAG GTATGGTCCATGGATGGACACTAATTTAGTACTTCCATTAGGACCCAATAAATGTCAAGTAATATTTGATTATTTCATTGAAGCGTCTCTTAAG GATGACAAGGTTTTCGTCAGTCAAAGTCTAGAAGAAAGCGAAAGAGTTCAG ATTGAAGACATCACATTGTGTGAAGGAGTTCAAAAAGGACTTGAATCACCGGCGTATTCAAGTGGAAGATATGCTCCTACAGTTGAGCAAGCGATGCATCATTTCCACTGTCAGCTGTATGAGGACCTCATGAGCAAATGA
- the LOC113299380 gene encoding LOB domain-containing protein 24-like: MSNSTRCAACKSLRRRCAEDCVLAPYFPSTNPQRFSSVHKIFGASNITKMLQRLPVSQRSEAADCMSLEATWRVQDPVYGCVGIISQLQQQILMVQSELAKTQGEIAFHNAQQQQQQTQLPQEPIVGGTQSLFQFGQPSSSSTNINVNQEDMISSNLDQQPFLDFLNQQRLLFPSSTHICGHHFLLFVDYVLLFLLKHLFFIFFFILTR; the protein is encoded by the exons ATGTCAAATTCAACAAGATGTGCAGCTTGCAAATCTTTAAGAAGGAGATGCGCTGAAGATTGTGTATTAGCTCCATATTTTCCTTCCACCAATCCTCAAAGATTTTCTTCTGTTCATAAAATCTTTGGTGCTAGTAATATTACTAAAATGTTACAg AGGCTTCCAGTGAGTCAACGGTCAGAAGCAGCCGATTGTATGTCTCTAGAGGCCACATGGAGAGTACAAGATCCAGTTTATGGATGTGTAGGGATTATCTCACAGCTGCAGCAGCAAATACTCATGGTTCAGAGTGAACTAGCTAAAACACAAGGTGAAATTGCATTCCATAAtgctcaacagcagcaacaacaaacacaatTACCGCAAGAACCGATAGTAGGTGGAACTCAATCGCTATTCCAATTTGGCCAACCATCATCGTCATCCACAAATATCAATGTCAATCAAGAAGACATGATTAGCAGCAACTTGGATCAACAACCATTTCTTGATTTTCTTAATCAACAGAGGCTACTTTTCCCTTCTAGTACCCATATTTGCGGGCACCATTTTTTATTATTCGTCGATTATGTTCTgctttttcttttgaagcatttattttttatttttttttttattttgacacGATAG
- the LOC113295813 gene encoding uncharacterized protein LOC113295813, which yields MTVLGDGEDTIMLNDLWHPKGRLVDWVDDNIIQTWFPNGDSKVAEFIDQGQWCLTSCDDEAVLNVSNQVTSVEFNLNERDKLIWTTSKNGEFSLKDTYLTLSSSNDSPFWCDLVWFKYHILRHSFISWLALQGRLKTRAKLMQWGLMSTAPCPFCEDTVETESHLFHGCNFASQIWKGLLLNGILQGSLQSLE from the coding sequence ATGACAGTGTTAGGTGATGGAGAAGACACTATAATGCTTAATGACTTATGGCATCCTAAAGGTAGACTGGTGGATTGGGTGGATGACAATATTATTCAGACTTGGTTCCCTAATGGTGATAGTAAGGTGGCTGAATTTATTGATCAGGGACAATGGTGTTTGACTTCTTGTGATGATGAAGCAGTTTTGAATGTCTCTAACCAAGTTACTTCAGTAGAGTTTAATTTAAATGAGAGGGATAAGTTGATTTGGACAACTAGTAAAAATGGAGAATTTAGTCTGAAAGATACTTATTTGACGCTATCCTCTTCTAATGATAGTCCTTTCTGGTGTGATCTAGTTTGGTTTAAATATCATATTCTCAGGCATTCCTTCATTTCTTGGTTAGCTTTACAAGGGAGACTGAAGACTAGAGCAAAGTTAATGCAATGGGGGTTGATGTCCACTGCTCCTTGTCCTTTTTGTGAAGACACTGTGGAAACTGAGAGTCACTTATTTCATGGCTGTAATTTTGCTTCTCAAATTTGGAAAGGGCTCTTGCTAAATGGGATACTGCAGGGAAGTTTGCAGTCATTGGAGTGA
- the LOC113299379 gene encoding choline monooxygenase, chloroplastic-like isoform X2, whose amino-acid sequence MAILKPILLGLRLPHPLEVEAPKLQIKSSKKNNSLCHHNHRKCLPKRSMIICNSLSADDTRTQKLVKEFNPEIPIEKAITPPSSWYTDSSFLSLEFDRVFHRGWQAVGYTEQIKNPRDFFTGRLGSVQFVICRDTDGKIQAFHNVCRHHASLLASGSGQKSCFVCPYHGWTYGLDGALLKAARITGIQDFNVDEFGLKALQVATWGPFVLINLSENILQPQLIANKTVGSEWLGNCSEIFSANGVDSSLSYVARREYTIECNGKVFCDNYLDGGYHVPYAHTGLASGLKLDAYTTTIFDKVSIQACESSTYQQQGGGDDFDRLGSKAFYAFVYPNFMINRMTRFSSVKV is encoded by the exons ATGGCAATTCTCAAACCAATATTATTAGGTCTGCGTCTTCCTCATCCTTTAGAAGTAGAAGCCCCAAAACTTCAAAttaaatcatcaaaaaaaaacaattctttGTGTCATCATAATCATCGAAAATGTTTACCCAAACGCAGTATGATCATTTGCAACTCATTATCAGCTGATGATACTAGAACTCAAAAATTGGTTAAAGAATTTAACCCTGAAATTCCAATTGAAAAAGCCATAACACCACCTAGTTCTTGGTATACAGATTCTTCGTTCCTCTCTTTGGAATTTGATCGTGTCTTTCATCGCGGATGGCAAGCTGTAG GTTATACCGAACAAATAAAAAATCCTCGCGATTTTTTCACCGGAAG ACTGGGAAGTGTACAATTTGTGATATGTCGAGATACAGATGGTAAAATTCAAGCTTTTCACAATGTTTGTCGGCATCATGCTTCTCTTCTTGCATCTGGAAGTGGCCAAAAGTCTTGCTTCGTATGCCCTTATCAC GGATGGACTTATGGGTTAGATGGTGCACTCCTCAAGGCTGCAAGAATAACAGGAATACAAGACTTTAACGTTGAC GAATTTGGGCTAAAAGCGTTGCAAGTAGCTACTTGGGGtcctttcgtgcttatcaacttAAGTGAAAATATACTGCAGCCTCAGCTGATAGCTAATAAGACAGTTGGCAGTGAATGGCTTGGCAACTGTTCAGAGATATTTAGTGCAAATGGGGTTGATTCATCGCTAAGTTATGTGGCTAGACGTGAATATACCATTGAATGTAACGggaag GTTTTCTGTGATAACTATCTAGATGGTGGTTATCATGTTCCATATGCGCATACAGGTCTTGCATCCGGCCTTAAGCTCGATGCCTACACCACGACA ATCTTCGATAAGGTCAGTATTCAAGCATGTGAAAGTAGTACATATCAGCAACAAGGAGGAGGAGATGATTTTGATAGACTTGGCTCGAAAGCTTTTTATGCTTTTGTGTACCCTAACTTTATGATCAATAG GATGACAAGGTTTTCGTCAGTCAAAGTCTAG
- the LOC113299381 gene encoding protein MANNAN SYNTHESIS-RELATED 1-like → MAIDPRQILGGILTFTMFAMLGNMVKRDHFDNPIISQGRVTELRAVEFDKVEVTKQSLVSVSRNGPWQEAGNELKQCWTRPDSVEHSKGFITFSLTNGPEYHVSQIADAVAIARYLGAKLVLPDIRGSKIGDSRDFGEIYDVEKFVESLDGVVKVVKEKPSEISKFAVIRVPNMVTQDFIAENIKPLFKAKGNIRLATYFPSVNMKKKKEKNALDSVACLAMFGSLELQPEVREVVDTMVDKLRTLSRKSDGQFIAVDLRMEILEKTNCQGLSGEKSCFYPQDIGSFLRNVGFNTDTTIYVTQRKWHKSLDALKEIFPRTYTKDSIIPAEKKAKFLSSESLELEKAIDFHICSESDVFVPSISGLFYANVAGKRIASGKTQILVPTERDTSSPTTNFISSYISKKDHFVHSCYCEVGAR, encoded by the exons ATGGCTATAGATCCGAGACAGATACTGGGTGGTATTCTTACCTTCACTATGTTTGCAATGCTTGGTAATATGGTCAAGAGAGATCATTTTGATAATCCTATCATTAGTCAG GGGAGAGTTACTGAATTGCGAGCAGTCGAATTCGACAAAGTTGAAGTTACAAAGCAAAGTCTTGTTAGTGTCTCTAGAAATGGACCTTGGCAGGAGGCTGGAAATGAGCTTAAGCAGTGCTGGACCAGGCCAGACTCAG TTGAGCACTCCAAGGGCTTCATCACATTCTCCTTGACTAATGGTCCTGAATACCATGTCTCACAG ATTGCTGATGCCGTAGCAATTGCCAGATATCTGGGGGCAAAACTTGTACTTCCTGATATCAGAGGAAGCAAAATTGGAGATTCAAG GGACTTCGGAGAAATTTACGATGTGGAAAAGTTCGTAGAAAGCCTGGACGGTGTGGTAAAAGTAGTGAAGGAAAAACCTTCTGAAATTTCAAAGTTCGCTGTTATCAGGGTACCCAACATGGTTACTCAAGACTTCATTGCCGAAAACATTAAACCCTTATTTAAAGCAAAGGGTAACATCAGGCTTGCAACTTACTTTCCCTcagtaaatatgaaaaagaagaaagaaaaaaatgcatTGGACTCTGTTGCGTGCTTGGCCATGTTTGGGAGTCTAGAGTTGCAACCAGAGGTTCGTGAAGTAGTTGACACTATGGTGGATAAGCTAAGAACTTTGAGTCGTAAGTCAGATGGTCAGTTCATCGCTGTGGATTTGAGAATGGAAATTTTGGAGAAGACAAATTGTCAAGGTCTTAGTGGAGAGAAAAGTTGTTTCTATCCACAAGACATAGGTTCGTTTTTAAGAAATGTTGGCTTTAACACCGATACTACTATTTACGTGACACAAAGGAAGTGGCACAAAAGTTTGGATGCTCTCAAGGAAATTTTTCCAAGAACATATACAAAG GACAGTATAATTCCTGCAGAAAAGAAAGCAAAGTTTCTAAGCTCAGAGAGTTTAGAACTCGAGAAAGCTATTGATTTCCACATTTGCTCGGAAAGTGATGTGTTTGTGCCATCCATCTCTGGTTTGTTTTATGCAAATGTTGCTGGAAAGAGAATTGCTTCAGGAAAGACCCAAATACTTGTTCCAACTGAGCGAGACACCTCTTCTCCAACCACAAATTTCATCTCATCCTACATTTCCAAGAAAGACCACTTTGTACATTCATGTTACTGTGAAGTAGGAGCCAGGTAA